A stretch of DNA from Streptomyces venezuelae:
AGATCGACCTGCCCTTCGTCGACATCGGCCCAGAGCGCACAGTGGTCGGCCCGCAGCCCGTAGAAGAGCAGCTGCCTTGTGATCACATAGCCCTGGCCGGCGGCCCAGCGGGCGCACATGGCGTGCTGGCTCCGGGTGTCGACGACGAAGGGATCGGCGTCCAGGTGTTCAAGGGGGACCAGGCTGGCGATCGCGGCCACCCGCAGCGCATCCATGCCGCCCGACCCTACTCCGATCGGGCTGCCGGGAGGAGGGTACGGTCGGCCAGTCCCGGCTGGGGCGGAGGCGTGGGCATACGGGCGGACGGGGGTAGCGGCGCGCGGACGTCCGGGCGGACGCCGGGACAGACACACGGGCGGATCGCCCGGCCAGGGCCTAGGCTCGGGGGCAGGTGGGGGCGTCCGAAGGAGGGAGGGGCCGCAGTGCCGGTGGAGGTCACCTGGTGGGGGCATGCCACGTGTACGGTCGAGGACTCCGGAGTACGGCTGCTGACCGACCCCTTGTTCACCCGGCGGCTGGCCCATCTGCGGCGCCGGCGCGGGGCCCTGCCACCGCCGGAGGCCGCCCGGGCGGACGTGGTACTCGTCTCGCACCTGCACGCCGACCACCTCCACCTGCCGTCCCTGGCCCGCCTCGCCAAGGGCACCCGGCTGCTGGTCCCGCGCGGCGCCCGCCGGGCGGTGCCCGGCCTGGCCCGCATCGCCGGGGTCCGCTCCCTGCGCGTCACGGAGGTCTCCCCGGGCGACGAGGTGACGGTCGGCGACGGGGTATGCGTCCGGGCGGTGACCGCCCGCCACGACGGCCGCCGCCTCCCCTTCGGCCCACACTTCTCCCCCGCCCTCGGCTACGTGGTCCACGGCACCTCCACCACCTACTTCGCCGGGGACACCGGCCTGTTCGACTCGATGGCCGAGGAGGTCGGTGCGGTGGACGTGGCCCTGCTGCCGGTGGGCGGCTGGGGTCCGTACCTGGGCCCGGGGCATCTGGACGCGGCCCGTGCGGCCGACGCCCTGGCCGCGCTGGCCCCGACCGCGGCCGTGCCGGTGCACTACGGAACGTACTGGCCCATCGGCATGGACGCGGTCCGGCCGCACGAATTCCACGCGCCCGGCGGGGAGTTCGTACGGCATGCGGCCCGGCTGGCGCCGAAGGTCGCCGTCCGGGCCCCGGAGCACGGCGAGCGGGTGCTGCTGCCGTGATCCCCTTCGCCGAGACGGTGCAGCAGGTCCCGCCGGAAACCACCCAACAGGCGGTCGGCTACCCGGCGTTGTTCCTGCTGGTGGCCCTGGGCGCGCTGATCCCGGTGATCCCGACGGGCGCACTCGTCAGCTCCGCGGCCGTGGTCGCCGTACACCAGCAGCAGTCCCTCCCCTTCGGCGTGCTCCTGGTCTTCCTGGTCGGCGCCGTCGCGGCCTTCCTCGGGGACATCGCCCTCTACTGGCTCGGGCAGCGCGGGGTCCGCTCGCGCAACGGCTCGCGCTGGCTGGCGGCCCTGGAGAAGCGGGCCACCCCGGAACGGCTGGCCCAGGCACAGACCCGCCTGGACGAGCACGGCGTCCTGGTCCTCGTCGTCTCCCGCCTGATCCCGGCGGGCCGCATCCCGGTGATGCTGGCCTGCCTCCTGGCCGGCCTCCCGCTGCGCCGCTTCGCCCGCGGCGACGCCCCGGCCTGCCTGGCCTGGGCCGCCACGTACGGCCTGATCGGCATCCTGGGCGGCGCCCTCTTCCCGGAACCCTGGCAGGGCGTGGCCCTGGCGGTGGCCCTCACCCTCCTGATCAGCACGGCCCCAACCCTCTGGCGCCACCTCCGCGGCACGGCATAACCCCGAGCCTCCGCTCAATTGACCATTTCAGCGGAGCCCTGCAGGAATGCTGCATGCCAGCGCTCAGAGGCTTCATTTATCGAGGGCCGCCGCACCGGCCACTCTGCCGGCCGCGGCCTTGTCACCACAGGCCGCAAGCGCGGCAATCGCGCCGAAAAGCTACGCACACAGGGCGACTGGTCCACGAAGTCCCCGGTGTTCTGGGAGGACGCCGCCACCGACGACATCGGCCTGTAACCGAAACCGCGCACCTGGGGTCCGCTCCCCTCGCACCCCGCACGGTCGACGACCTCACCCCAAGCGTGAAGAACCGCCTACGTGGCATCCAACGCCGACCGCAGATCCTCAACGGCTTCATAGCCGAGACCGGGCTCGCGCTGGAGCCCCCATAGCCCCGTCACCCTGCCCTTTCAACCTCAGCGGCAGCGTTGCCGCCAAACGCCATATGGGCCCCGCCCGGAAGTCATTCCGGGCGGGGCCCATATGCATTGATCTCGACGGTCAGGGTCAGCGTATAGCGAGAACTCACTCACCAGACGGCTACTCGGAAACGTTCAGTCCGATCAGCTCTGGTCGCTCCTCGGGGGCTCCCCAGTCCAAGATCTCACGTAGCTTCATGGACAGGTTCGTGATGTCGACTCGCGAATCACGCAGGTTCACTTCCACAACAGCCGAGATTCCGGGGGACCTCAACTGTTCGCTCGGCAATCAAATAGATCCACTTCACAAAACAGCCTCACAGAGAGAAGTGAATAGAATCCTACGATTCAACAGGGATGTAGGAATCCCATTCGGCGTAATAGGAAATCGCCGCGAACATCTCTTCGACTGTAGGAACTGTTCCATTGCGCCATTCAGACCAGGTCTCGATGACGTCTTTTGCCAGCTGAACCTCAAGGAGGTATCGGAGATTTGGATCTACATTCTCGACCGAAGCGAGACTCAACAACTCTACATTGCTAGCCAGGCTCAAGTGGCCAGCCTGTGGAACGTAGATGATCAGCTCGTCGTCAATCTCGTTAATCGACCTGAGCACAGACTCAAGAGTCACCACAAAAAACCTCTATCCCCATATTTTGAAGCCACCCACTCCACCTGGATGAAGGGCGCCTTGCAGCTGTCCGCCATACCGATGCTGCGAGCGAGGAACAAGTTGCATCACTCCAGCATCAGTCGCATGGTGCCACGTCCAACCAAGACTCGCCGGTGTTGCACTCGTCATACCACCCCTGGGGCCCGGTGTGAGGAATTTCGTTATACCCGGGATCATACTCTCCATACTGGCGGCGAAGGTTGCATCTTGCTGCATTGCCGCATAGAGGCTGCGATTTGCATCCTGAAAATGGAGCGATCGAGGCTTTTTGGGATACGAGGTGGAAGGAAGCTCCATTTGGTAGCCGACAGTGTAGGCGCTACCAGATCCATAGGGCGGAGGACCAGAGCAGGAACAAGGTGAACCGTTCGCATCGACTCCACCACCACAGTTGTGGACAAGGACCGGCGTGACGCCTGCGAGCACATAGTACGTGTGGAGGTCGGCGACCGTGAGGTTGTAGGTGTCCAGGGTGGCTTGGTACGTCCGAACCGCAGCGATGGGAGCGGTAGCGCCCTCGTCAGTCCGGAGGGTCATGCCGGCCTTGAGATCGGCTGCGTCGAGCCAGGCGTGCTCGGATTCCGACCAGAACGGATGGTGGCCAGTGGTCGTCACCACCTTGACCCCGTCGGCCGTCTCCACACTCACGTCGACGTAGGTCTTGTCGTCCTGCGTGTAGATCTCGGCCGTCACGGCCTCAGCCGTGGTTTCCCCCGATTCGGGGTCAGTGGCGATTACTTCGTCACCAACGCGCAGTTCCTCGATCGGCTTGTGGGTGCCATCAGCCAGGAGGACTTCGGTTCCGGCTACGAAACTGTTACGTCCGCAGTCCCCCTTGCGAGCCCCGATCCACGGAGCTCTCGGCCCAGTAAATTGACCACCCTCGCCACCGCCTTCAGAGAAGGCAACCCCGCCTCCCAGCGAGATCATCTTTGCAACGTTGTACTTCAGATCCGCCGGGCAATTCGGGCCGACAGTGTCATAGCATGCACTCGCCACAGCATGATTGACGGTTTGCAGGTTAGTGATGTGAGACTTGTCGGAGAAGCAGGATTCGCTATACCCG
This window harbors:
- a CDS encoding MBL fold metallo-hydrolase, which gives rise to MPVEVTWWGHATCTVEDSGVRLLTDPLFTRRLAHLRRRRGALPPPEAARADVVLVSHLHADHLHLPSLARLAKGTRLLVPRGARRAVPGLARIAGVRSLRVTEVSPGDEVTVGDGVCVRAVTARHDGRRLPFGPHFSPALGYVVHGTSTTYFAGDTGLFDSMAEEVGAVDVALLPVGGWGPYLGPGHLDAARAADALAALAPTAAVPVHYGTYWPIGMDAVRPHEFHAPGGEFVRHAARLAPKVAVRAPEHGERVLLP
- a CDS encoding DedA family protein, producing MIPFAETVQQVPPETTQQAVGYPALFLLVALGALIPVIPTGALVSSAAVVAVHQQQSLPFGVLLVFLVGAVAAFLGDIALYWLGQRGVRSRNGSRWLAALEKRATPERLAQAQTRLDEHGVLVLVVSRLIPAGRIPVMLACLLAGLPLRRFARGDAPACLAWAATYGLIGILGGALFPEPWQGVALAVALTLLISTAPTLWRHLRGTA